In Brevibacterium pigmentatum, the sequence ACCGATGCCGAGGTCCCCAACTATGTCCGCACCCTCGGCCTGCCGGGACTCGCCGACATCCACGTCCACTTCCTTCCGCAGAACGTGCTCGACAAGGTGTGGGAGTACTTCGACAACGCCGCGGACAACTACGGCCGCGACTGGCCGATCAACTACCGCTTCGACGAGGGCACCCGCCTCAACATCGTCCGCGAACTCGGCCTGCGCGCCGTCCCGGCCCTGACCTACCCGCACAAGCCCGGCATGGCCGCGTGGCTGAATGAGTGGAACGCCGAATTCGCCGCCGCCCACGACGACGTCATCCACTGCGGCACGCTCTATGCCGAACCCGAAGCCGCCGACTACGTGCCGAAGGCGCTGGCCGCCGGGGCGAAGCTGTTCAAGGTCCACGTCCAGGTCGGCGTGTTCTCCCCCGACGATGCGGTCCTCAACCCCGCGTGGAAAGCGCTCGAAGAAGCCCGCGTGCCCATCGTCATCCACGCCGGATCCGCTCCACTTGTCGGCAAGTACACCGGCCCGCAGGCGGTGGCGAACGTCCTCGAGCGGTTCCCGCAGCTTGAGTTCGTCATCGCGCACATGGGCATGCCCGAGTACGACGAATTCGCCGATCTCGCCGAGAAGTTCGACAACGTCTTCCTTGATACGACGATGTTCGCCTCCGGGTACTTCTCCTCCCCCACCGAGGTGACCCCCGCCTACCGCGAACGCCTGGCCAGACTTGAGGACAAGATCATCCTCGGCTCGGATTTCCCCAACATCCCCTACCCGTACGTCGACCAGATCTCGGGCCTCGCGGCCCTGGGACTCGGCGATGACTGGATGCGCTCGGTGCTGTGGACCAACGGCGCACGGGTGCTCGGGCTCGACTGATCCGTGATGCGGGGCCTGTCGACGGTGGCTGGGCGGGACAGCCGGGTGCGCCTCGGCTGAGCCTCAGCCGTCGCGGGGCACCCGGTCTGCGCCGACGATGCCGGTGAGCATCTCATCGGAGATCGGGGCACCACGCCGGATGACGCTGATCTGACCCGTCGATTCGAGGATCGCGCACGCCACCTCACCACGGTTGCGGATACCAGCTGACCGCAGCTTCGCGATGAGTTCGTCGTGGTCGACGTGGCTCCGCGACAGATTGTCCGCGAGGATCTCACCACCGGCCATGAGCACCACGGCCGGAGAGTTGACGACTCTGCGGACGAATCCGAAGCGCCGCCCGACTCCGCTGAGCGCCTGCAGGATCAGCAGGGTCGCCAGACCCAAGATGCCGGCCGCAAGAGTCGGGGTATCACCGAGGATGGACCGCCCGATGATCGCTCCGATGGCGATGATCGCGGCCACATCGAAGCTCGACAGGCTCGCCAGAGTGCGCTGACCGAAGATGCGCAGGAGCAGAATGATCCCGAAGTAGAAGACCACGCACGAGACGACGATCCTGACCGCGTCGGTCCCGTTGAGCCCGTATTCCATCCAATCCATTTCAACCTCCGGAACGGATGTTACGCCTTGCTCAGGGTTCGAACTCGACCCGATGTGCGGTACTCAGCGCATCGGTCGGGGCTCAGACCGATCGCAGCCATTCGTCGACGGTCACGTCGGACATCCTCGGTGACGGTGGGATGAGGCCGTCGCGGGCCATCGGGCCGGGCAACGGAATGCCGACGATCTTCGGCGGTTTCGTCCCTGCTTTCTCGGCTCGCGCGGTGGTCAGTCTGCGGGCGATCTCGGCGAAATCGCTGATCTCGGGGCCGGCGACTTCGATGGTGCCGGTCTCGCGTGCGTCGATGGCCTCGGCCATCATGCGTGCCGCCTCGGCGACGGCCAGGGCCTGCACGCGCATCTTCGGCACGAAACGCAGCGGCCCGGCCTTGATCGTCATCGTGTCGACGAGTTCGAACCATTGGGCGGACCGGAACATCAGCAGCTGCTCGTCCGGGATGAGCCGGCGGAAGATGCGCTCCTGCATCGCCTTGCCCTGGTAGTAGCCCATCAGCCGCGACTCGGCGGTCTCCGGACGAAACGCGATCGACAGGACGGCCACGGAAGTACCGGGCTGCCGGGCAGCGGCTTCGGCGATCGAGCGTGAGCTGCGGGAGAAGAAGTCGATGGCTTTGTCGGCATTGATCGTCAGCTGGTTGACGCAGTCGACGAGGACATCGCTGCCCTCGGCCGCCTCGGCGACTCCCTGGCCGGTCACCGTGTCGACCCCGTTGCTGCGATGGGCGGCGATGACTGTGTGGCCGCGTTCGCGCAGCTGGGGAGCCAGCTGCCTGCCGAAGGTTCCGGTGGCTCCAAAGACGGTGATCTGCATGGTCGTCGACCCCTCAGACGCCGCACGGGCGGGCCCGAATTCGAGCCCGCCCGTGCGCCGGTCGTTTCTCAGTTCTGGTTGACTGTGACGGTACCAGTGTCGGCTGTGGCCGAGATCGGAACGAGGGTCTTGCCCTTGGCTTCCTTCGGGTCCTCCGCCACGTCGTACTTCTTCAGGTCGGAGGCGAGGTCGACGGTGCCGTCATTGGACTTCGCGTTGATCCGATAGAAGAAGTCCTCATCCAGCTCTTCTGACGTGAGCTCGAGATTCGGCACCCGCAGGTCGATCGAGCCTTCTTCGGTCTTCGCGATGATTCCGCCGGTGGGCATCGCCTGGTTGGTGAAGTCGAGGTCCACGGTTCCCGTCGAACTGACCACGTCGATGCGGTCGCTGACGGTGAGGTTCTCTCCTTCGATGGCGCCGACCCCGGTCTTGGCCGACACCGATCCGAAGTCACCGTCGAAGTAGGTCGCACCCCAATCGCTGGAGGTCCGCACCTTCTTCGCCGAACCGGTCACGCTCGCGGTTCCACCGCCGGTGTCGGCGTTGATCTCCGCAAAGTCACCGGTGACGTCGAACCGGCCGTAGTTGCCGTCGAAGTCGAGGGCGAGGTCCTTCGCCACACTGGTCGGGATGGTGACGGTCAACCGGGTGTTCTCCAGTTTCCCGCCGTTCTTCAGGTCCACCTCGGCGGTATCGGCTCTGCTGTCGACCTCGAGGTTCGCGGAGCTGTCGCGGGGACCGGTGCCGGTGAGCTTGACGGTCGCCTCGGCGACGTCGGCGGTCTTGATGTCGACGGCACCGCCGGAGTCGAGGCCGATCTTGGGTTCCTTCATCGCCTTCGGCAGCGGTTCGCTCGCTTCGATCCGCCCGTAGTCGAGGCGGGAGGCGCCCTGGGCGGTGCTGACGATGACAGGGATGAGGAGGACGACGGCGGCGAGGATGATCAGGACCGCGCGCAGACCGACGCGGGCGGATTCGCTGATGCGCACTGTGCTGGGCATTCTAGGCTCCGAGGAATGTGAGGACGGCGAGGACTCGGCGGTTGTCCGAGGTGTCGGCGGTGAGGCCGAACTTCGTGAACACCGAGGAGATGTGCTTTTCTACGGCACCGGCACTGAGGTAGAGAGTGCGGGCGATGGCGGCGTTGGATTTGCCTTCGGCCATGAGCTGGAGGACTTCGATTTCGCGTGGGCTCAGGGTCGACAGTCCGTCCTTCTTGCGCGTGCGCACGAGGATCTGGGACACGACCTCCGGGTCGAGCACGGTGCCGCCTCCGGCGACCTCATCGACGGCGGCGAGGAAGTCCTCGACATCGGCGACGCGGTCTTTGAGCAGGTAGCCGAAGCCGCCGGTGTTCTCGGCGATGAGTTCGGACGCGTACTGCTCTTCCACGTACTGGCTGAACACGAGAACCTTGACGTCCGGGTTCTGCTTGCGGATGAGGACGGCGGCGCGGATGCCCTCATCGGTGAACGTCGGAGGCATGCGCACGTCGATGACGGCGAGGTCCGGCGGATCGTTGTGGACGACGGCGAGGAGTTCGTTGGCGTCGGGCACGGCAGCGATGACCTCATGTCCGGCGTCGGCGAGCAGCCGTTCGAGTCCGGCCCGCAGGACGGCAGAGTCTTCAGCGATTACGATGCGCATGGCACCTCCACAACTACAGTCGTTGGCCCACCTGCGGGGCTGGTCAGGTTCAGTGTGCCACGAGCGGCTTCGACCCGGTCGATGAGACCGGCTATTCCGGTGTGACGCCCGGAGCGGTCGACGCGTGCTCCGCCGTGGCCGTTGTCGGTGACGACGATCTGCACACCGAACTCGGTCGGGGCGATGAACACGCTGGCGTGAGTCGCACCCGAATGCTTGGTGATGTTCGTCAGGCATTCGGCGACGACGAAGTAGGACACGGCTTCGGCTTCGCGCCCGATCCGGCCCTCGAGTCGAACATCGACATCGACGGGGATCGTCGCACGACCTGCCAGAGCGGAGACGGCGGCGTCGAGTCCGCGGTCGGTGAGGACGGCGGGGTGGATGCCGCGGGCGAGCTGACGGAGTTCGGTGACGATGCCCTTCGCCTCGGCGTGGGCTTCGGACACGAGTTCCTTCGCCCGTTCCGGGTCGGAGTCGATCTTCGTCTTCGCCATTCCCAGGGTCATGGTCAGCGCGACGAGGCGGGGCTGGGCTCCGTCGTGGAGGTCGCGTTCGATGCGCAGGCGTTCGGCGGCGGCCGCCTCGATGCCGGCCATGCGGGCCCGGTCGAGTTCGGTGACCTCTGCCTGCAGCGCCACAGTGCGGGCCGGTGAGAGCAGCGCCCGATCGAGGGCACGGTCGAGCAACGGGGCGAACCAGAGGATGGCCAGCGAGCTGGCGAGGACGATGACGGCGCCGATGGCCACACCGATACGGGCCGGTCCGTCGATGGATTCACCGATGAAGAAGGTGTTGACTCCGTGGGGGTTGATGGCCGCGAAGATGCCGAAGATGGACCCGCAGATCGCTGCGATGGTGCCGGCGACGACGATCAGGCCGAGGAGCATCTTGATGTAGTGGTGGGCGGTCGAGCGCCAGAAGGCACCGGATTTCACCTGCAGCCAGCGGTTGTGGAGGAAGCGGCCCATGCCGGGATCGCGATTGCTGCTTTCGATCTTCGGGACGGGGATCTTATCGGAGTAGATGAGTTCGGCTCGGTAGCGTTCGGCGTTGTTCGCGCCCTGCTGGACGAGAACCCAGACGAGGAGGGCGAGGACGCCGAGACCGAGGGCGAAGATTCCGCCGATGCCGGTGAACAGCAGTCCGAGCGGTATCCACGCCCAGATCAGGCCGAGGAGGGCGGAGAGCACGAGGTTCGCGACGCCGATGATTCCGGTGGGGCGCTTGGGCCAGGTGATGGGGCCGTCGGCGGGGATCTCCGTGACGTCTTCACGGCTGAGCGGCAGCGAACCGGTGACCGGTGCGTATGCGACGGGTTCGCGTCGCGGCTTCATTCGCCGAGGCGGCCGTTGACGTGGCATCGGCTGTGCAGCTGGCATCGGCTGCGCGTTCGGGGCGGGCCGACCGAACTGCGCGGCGGGGTGCGGTCCGGGCTGAGGGGCGTGGCCGGGCGGTGCGGGGTAGTTCGGGGTGTTCGAAGGGGCGTACCCGGATGGTGCGGCCTGAGCCGAGGGATGGGTGTGGGTGCCCGGCTGGGCAGGAGCCATCGGGGTCGTGTGGGTGACTGGCCGGGTGGGGTTCATCGGCGGGTAGTCAGGTCGCTGAGCCTGGTCGCCTGATCCCATCACTCGGGTCGACCCCGCTGCAAAGGGAACATCGAGGTCGACGGGCTTCGTCCGGAACTCGCCGGCTTCGCGAGCGGTCGGTTCGTCGACTTCGGTCGCGTCCACCTCGGTGGTCGGCGGAGCGTTGACGATGGCTTCGGCGCTGATGGACTCTTCGCGCTCGATCGTGCCGGGGGCAGATTCCGCGGTGCCGTGATCGTCCGCGGACTCGCCGGGATCCACCTCGGGGGTCTGAGTCTCCTGCGGATCGGGGCCGAACGGCTCCTGATCCTGCGGGTTCTCGGGGGTCTTCTCACTCATAGCAATAACGCTACGGGAGCCGTGGGCGCGCGAACAGCACGAAGACCTCCGACCCCACGTCGGGTTTTCCCGACACCCTGTGACCACGGACACGGGATCCTCGGTGGACTCTGGATCCCCGCGCGCTCCTCACGCCGTGCCGTACCTGAGCATCCCTCACCCTTCGCGGCGAATTACCCCGGTGCAAGGAGGTGTTTCGCCACAATGAGTGAGGGATGCCGAAGCACCGGGAGGACGTGCCACTCGGGGTGGGATGTGACGCTGCCGGTGCGTGATGGCTGCCGGCTATGCGAGGACCGAGACTCCGATAACCGAGGCATCCGGGTCGGCAATACGGCTTGAGTCAAGGTCAGATGGCGCCACGGCCGATCCCTCCGCCGTGGCATCCAAGGCCTGGGCGAGGTCAGCGAGGATGTCATCGATGTCCTCGATGCCGACGGACAGGCGGATGAACCTGCCGGAAACGCTGACCTCGCTGCCTGCCACGGACAGATGCGTCATCGTCGCCGGGTGGTCGATGAGTGACTCAACTCCTCCGAGCGACTCGGCCAGAGTGATGAGCTTCGTGTTCGCCACCAGGGACAACGCCCGCTCCTCGGTGTCGGTGCGCAGGGACACCACTCCCCCGAACCCGCTCATCTGCCGCTTCGCCACCTCATGCCCCGGGTGCGACGGCAGGCCCGGGTAGATCACATCGGCCACCTCATCGCGAGTCTCGAGCCATTCGGCCACCGCCTGCGCATTGGCGCAGTGCGCCTTCATCCGCACCGGCAGGGTTTTGATCCCGCGCCTGGTCAGCCAGGCGTCGAACGGGGAGATACCCAGCCCGACGGACGCGAGGTGGTTCTCGAGACGGTCGACCACCTCGGCGGCTCGGGGACAGGTCGTCCCATCACCGGTGAGGACGGCACCGCCGATGACATCGGAGTGACCGTTGATGAATTTCGTCGTCGAGTGGACGACGATATCGGCACCGAGCTCCAGCGGACGCTGCAGCACCGGGGTCGCGAAGGTCGAGTCCACGGCCAGGAGTGCATTCGCGCGGTGGGCGAGCCGGGCCGCCTCGGCGATGTCGATGATGTCGAGACCGGGATTGCTCGGTGTCTCGACCCAGATGATCGCGGTGTTCTCATTGATGGCGGCGGCGAGCGCCGCGGTGTCGGTGAGGTCGACGGTGCGGATGGCCACGCCCCAGCGCACGTACTCGTTCTGCAGGAGCCGGAAGGTCCCGCCGTAGACGTCGCGGGGCAGGATGACCTCGTCACCGGGACGCAGCAGCGCGGAGAACACGGCCACCTCGGCCGACGTTCCCGAGTTCACGGCCGCCGCGAACGACGCCCCTTCCAATTCGCACAGAGCCTGTTCGAGGTCGCTGCGATTCGGGGTGCCCGTGCGCGCGTAGTCGAAACCGGCGCGAGTCTGCCCCGGGGTATCCATCATGAAGGTTGAGGTCTGGAAGATCGGGGCCACGACCGCACCGGTGTGTGTTTCGGGCATAGCTCCCGAGTGCACCGATCGGGTCGAGATTCCGGCGGGTGTGGTGGGTTCGAAACGGGGTGAACTCACGGCGGATCCTTTCCTTCACTGATGGGCACCGCTGCATCTGCGGTGAGCTTCAGTGTGAGTGGCCGATTCCCGTTCGTGCATGCCCGGTGACGCGCATTGTCACTGCATGTCATATGTCGTCGATGATTGTCATTTTTCGACGCGTTTATCCTCGGTTTCCTCTTCCGCACTAGGCCAAAAGGGTGTAATGCTTAGCCTCATGGCTAAGCATCAGATTCATTCGGATGAGCTCGACGCGATGTTTGCGGCTCTGGCAGATCCCACTCGACGCAGGGTCATCGCGCGTCTCGGCGTGGGTCCGGCCAGCGTCGGGGAGCTGGCGAGCCCGCTGTCGATTTCGCTGCCGTCCTTTATGAAGCATATGCGCAGCCTCGAATCGTGCGGACTGATCACGACCGAGAAGTCCGGGCGAGTACGCACCTGCGTGCTCAATCACAATCGCTTCCACCTGCTTACGGGCTGGTTGGAGGAACAGCGGCGGATCTGGGAAGAGAGCACCGATCGGCTCGAGCAGTTCGTCACCCAGGAGGAATCATGACCGCCCATCTCTCTCGCACCCGGAATCAGAATCCAGACCTCGACCTCAGCATCCACCGCGTCATCCGCGCCCCGAAGCAGGCTCTGTGGGATGCCTGGACGACACCGGATCGACTTGCCCAGTGGTGGATTCCGGCACCGCTGCAGCTGCGCGTCGACTCCCTCGAACTCGCCCCGGGCGGCGCCTTCGTCACCCAGATGAGCGAGGACGGAACCGAATGGCATCCTCATGTCGACGCCGTGTTCCTCGTCATCGAAGAGGGCAGCCGACTCGTATTCACGAATGCGGTCAGCAGCTCCTGGCATCCGGCCCTACCGGACCCAGTCGCGATGACCACGGAGATCATCCTCGGTGACCATCCCGACGGCGCCGACTACCAAGCCATCGTCCGACACGGCAGCCCCGAACAGCGGGCCTGCCACGAAGAACTCGGCTTCTTCGACGGGTGGGGAACCGTCACCGACCAGTTGGCCGCCGCGGTGGAGTGACTCGCGCGTCCCATCTGTGCCAGGCTCGCCACGCGGGCCGGGCACAGCTGCCGGATCAGCCCTGCGCGGTCACCTCCGCGGAGTCAGCCCAGCTGAAATGGTGAGCGAGGCGATGAGCAGACTGAACGCGACAAACGTCCAGATCAACGGGGCGATCCCGACGAGCAGCGCAACGGCGATGCCGGCTGTGGCGGCACCGACCGCGATGGCGGCCCGCAGCCGCGGGTGACCGAGAGTCGGGGTCACGTCGTCGGCTCCTGCACGGGGAGCAGCTGGGGCGACCTCGTCGGCGTCAACGTGGGAAGCCGCCGAACCCTGCCCGCGCATCTCGCGAGCGATCTCGGCGATCGTTCGACCGACTGCGGCGAGTCGCTGTTCCGATGGAAACGGAATCCGCTCGGCGGCCATCGCCACAAGGCCGGACAACACCATCACGACGATCAGCCAGGGCAGACGCGTGGCCCACCACCATGACGAACCGATCTCCGGAAGGACGAGCCCGGAGGCACCCGGCACGAGAGACACCGCCTGGGCAAGAGTGCCCAGCCCGCCGATGAGGATGATGACGATGCTCATATGCCACAGGTAGACGTGCATCCCATACCGATTACCCCAGACGATGAGCCAACCCCAGATCTGCGCCCGGAGGACTCGAGGGTCAAGAGCCGCCTCGCCGGTGGAGGTGGTCGTGTTCTCGTCCGCGGCGTTGAGCATTCGGCTCAACCGAGCGTGGCCGAAGCGCAGGCCACACATCTGGACCACCCCGAGCAGGACAAGGGCACCGGTCGGTGGATTGAGGTTGACGAGCATGTTCGGGCTGTACACGCCGGTCGCGACGAGTCCGACCAGGGACAGCAGCGCGGCCACCAGCACGAACCAGGTGATGGGCCTGCGCACGGGGCGATCGAGCGCATCGGCGTAGAAGAACCCAAGCTGCTGAACCAAAGGCCACACAAACAGGAAGTTCAAGTAGCCGAGCCCGGTCATACCCGTGACCGCGACCAGACCATCGACGACGATGACGGCACCGGAGAGGGCTGCGAGCGACCGCCTCGGCGCGGTTTCGTGGAAATGCACGGCAATCGGCACCACAGCGGAGAGGCCGACGTAGACGGCGAGGAACCACAGCGGCTGGCCGATGCGCAGGCTGGCCTCACCGAGGAGGTCGGCCGAAACTCCGAGCTCGCCGGCCACGGACAGCCCGATACCGGCGAGGCCGATGAGCACGGCGACGGGCACAGCGAGCCTGCGCAGGCGAGCACGCAGATAATCGGTCCAGGTGCCGCCACGGGCACGAGCGCGGCGCCAGCCGGTGATGCCTGCGTATCCGCCGATGATGAAGAACAGCGGCATGATCTGGAAGAACCACGATGCGGCAGCGAATCCTGGAGTGCCGGACAGCGCGACGGTCGGCTCCACAGCACCATCGGGGCCGACCACCGCCGCGCTCATCATCGAGTGGAGGATGACCACGACGACGAGGCAGCCGAAGCGAAGGAGATCGATGGCCCGGTCGCGGTGGGGCTTGGTCGGGCTGCTGCTGCGCTCGACTTTGTCGTTGCGAGGGTTGGCATGACCGTGAAGCGGAGCGGGCGCTGAGTTCGGGGCGATTCTCGCAGCGAGCAGCGGCACGTCATCGTGGTCATCGGACGGCAGCGGGTCGTTGAGTGCCAGTGTCATATCGGTTCCTCGTCAGAGTCGTTCAGTGTCAGGGTCATTCAGTGCCGATCACGTGCGACCGGATGCATTGACACCAAAGTTAGGAACCCCATCTGCCCTTCCACATCACGCCGGAGAGCCGACCTCTCCCCCGCCGACCGATACTTCCGAGGGATACCGTCGACCGAACGAGTCATACTCGCTTCGCTCGACCGTGTGAGAATGGCGATGAGCATCCCCGACCAAGCGGCCGCCGGGCTCGGCGACAGACACCGAGCCCGGTTCCGGCCGAGAGCAAGGAGAGAACCGTGACGATCGCCTTCGCGAAGACCCCGCTGCCCATTATCGGCGCGCCCATGGCCGGTGGGACGACGACGCCCGAACTCACCGAGGCGGTTGCTCGGGCCGGTGGATTCCCCTTCGTCGCGGGCGGCTATCTCACCGCCGAGGCCCTCGCTCCGCTTATCACACGGATGCGAGAGACGACCTCGAACTTCGGCGTCAACCTCTTCGCCCCGAATCCCGTCCCCGTCGACCGCATGGCCTTCGACGACTTCGTCACCGCGCTCGAACCGGCCGCTGCCGCACGCGGGATCACGCTCGATCCCGAACCGGTCGAGGACGACGATCACTTCGACGCCAAGCTCGATTGGCTCACCGAGCACCCCGTCCCCCTAGTCTCGCTGACGTTCAATCTGCCCACCGCCGAGACGGTCGACCGCCTCCATGCCGTCGGCACTCAGGTCGTCGCCACGGTGACCTCGGTTCCCGAGGCTCGTGCAGCCGCCGAAGTCGGGGTCGATGGGCTCATCGTCCAAGGTCCGCGCGCCGGCGGGCATTCGGGAACCGCCGATCCGACGCGGATCATCGAAGACCGTGCCACCGTCGATCTCGTCCGCGACATCCTCGCCGAGTTGGCCCTGCCCGTGGCCGCGGGCGGCGGAGTCGACGGTGAGGCCATGGTGGGCGACCTCCTCGGCGCGGGGGCGAGCTCAGTCGTCGTCGGCACTCTGCTGCTGCGCTCCGACGAGGCGGGGACAGCTTCGACGCATCGGGCCGCACTCGCCGCCGATGAGTTCACCGACACCCAGCTGACCAGGGCATTCACGGGTCGGCCTGCACGAGCACTGGTCAATGACTTCGTGCGGAAGTTCGACCCGGTCGCCGTCGACGCCTACCCTGCTGTGCACCATCTGACGAAGGAGTTCCGGGTCGCGGCGAAGAAGGCTGATGACCCGCACGGTCTTCATCTGTGGGCGGGCACCGGCTACCGCAGCGCTCAGGACGGATCGGCCGAAACGATCGTCAAAGACCTCGGCGCCCGCTTCGCCCGCGAGTAGTCAGGCAGTCACCGGGCGGGCAGACCGGCGGACCGCACTTTCCTCAATCTGCGATGCGCTCAGGTGGGCGAAATGGTCACAGAAAACCGAGCACGGCGTGACCATTTTGACCACCTAAGCAGGCGTTCCCAGCCCGAAGCCCGCAACAGAACGCCCTCAGCTCCCGGCGACGACCAGCCCGGACTCGTAGGCGGCGACGACGATCTGGGTGCGGTCGCGCAGACCCAGCTTCGACAGGATCCTCGACACGTGGGTCTTCACGGTCTGTTCGGCGAGAAAGAGCTGCTCGGCCACCTCGGCGTTGGCGTGCCCCTTCGCCACCAGGGTCATCACGTCGATCTCCCGGTCGGTGAGCTGGCCGAGCACGGCGGTGTCCTTGGCCACGGTGGGCCCGGCGACGTATTCGGCGATGAGCCGGCGGGTCACCGAGGGCGCGAGCAGCGATTCCCCTCCGGCGACGACGCGGACCGCGGTGATCATGTCCTCGGCGGTGGCGTCCTTGAGGAGGAATCCGCTGGCACCGGCCCGCAGCGCGGAGAACACATATTCGTCGGCGTCGAACGTGGTGAGCATGATGACCCGCGGGTGGGCTCCGGGCATGTTGAAGATCGCTCGGGTGGCGTCGAGCCCGTTGAGGGTCGGCATCCGAATGTCCATGAGGATGACATCGGGGCTCGTCTGGCGCACGAGGTCGACGACGGCGGATCCGTCATCGGCGCTGCCGACGACCTGCATGTCCGACTGTGCGTCGAGCAGTGCCCCGAACCCCTGCCGCACCATCGCCTGATCGTCGACGATGGCGACCCTGATCGTCGTCTCCGACGGAGGCGGCACACTCGCCGAGGCGGCTCCCCCGTCCCCGCCCAGCGCATCCTCAATTCCCGGCATGGTTCCAACCTACCGGACAGTGTGGTCACGGAACCCGCGCAATCCCCGAGAATCCGCCGACCGTGCCCGGTTTCGACCGAATTTCATCCTCATGGGTGATACGTGCGGCACCCATTTCACTCCTGCGTATGATGTGCCGGCGCATACCGCCTCCCTAATGTTCGAGTCATGATCATCACCGCCGTCATCCTCGCCACCGCCGCAGCGTTCTGCCTGGCCTTGGGAACCCACTTCCAGCAGCATGCCGTGGCCACCATGGCCCCCGGCCTGCGCCGTCGCGCCACCTGGGTCACCGGGCTCGGCCTCATGGGGCTGGTCACGGTGCTCAACGTCATCGCACTCGGACTCGGTCCGGTCTCCATCGTCCAACCCATCGGCGCGGTCTCGCTCGTCTTCGCCGTCCTCATCGGCCGGCGGTACTTCGGTCTCCGCCTCGGTGCTCCGCTGCTCATCAGCATCGCGGTCACGCTCTTCGGGATCTTCTCCTTCGTGGCCACCTCGGCGAGGTTCGCCCACGATATCTCCGTG encodes:
- a CDS encoding amidohydrolase family protein; the protein is MNDSDDAATQTPSPARATANPAPETTIGRAFEVPDTMTAPPRTDAEVPNYVRTLGLPGLADIHVHFLPQNVLDKVWEYFDNAADNYGRDWPINYRFDEGTRLNIVRELGLRAVPALTYPHKPGMAAWLNEWNAEFAAAHDDVIHCGTLYAEPEAADYVPKALAAGAKLFKVHVQVGVFSPDDAVLNPAWKALEEARVPIVIHAGSAPLVGKYTGPQAVANVLERFPQLEFVIAHMGMPEYDEFADLAEKFDNVFLDTTMFASGYFSSPTEVTPAYRERLARLEDKIILGSDFPNIPYPYVDQISGLAALGLGDDWMRSVLWTNGARVLGLD
- a CDS encoding DUF421 domain-containing protein, producing MDWMEYGLNGTDAVRIVVSCVVFYFGIILLLRIFGQRTLASLSSFDVAAIIAIGAIIGRSILGDTPTLAAGILGLATLLILQALSGVGRRFGFVRRVVNSPAVVLMAGGEILADNLSRSHVDHDELIAKLRSAGIRNRGEVACAILESTGQISVIRRGAPISDEMLTGIVGADRVPRDG
- a CDS encoding SDR family oxidoreductase, translated to MQITVFGATGTFGRQLAPQLRERGHTVIAAHRSNGVDTVTGQGVAEAAEGSDVLVDCVNQLTINADKAIDFFSRSSRSIAEAAARQPGTSVAVLSIAFRPETAESRLMGYYQGKAMQERIFRRLIPDEQLLMFRSAQWFELVDTMTIKAGPLRFVPKMRVQALAVAEAARMMAEAIDARETGTIEVAGPEISDFAEIARRLTTARAEKAGTKPPKIVGIPLPGPMARDGLIPPSPRMSDVTVDEWLRSV
- a CDS encoding DUF4097 family beta strand repeat-containing protein — translated: MPSTVRISESARVGLRAVLIILAAVVLLIPVIVSTAQGASRLDYGRIEASEPLPKAMKEPKIGLDSGGAVDIKTADVAEATVKLTGTGPRDSSANLEVDSRADTAEVDLKNGGKLENTRLTVTIPTSVAKDLALDFDGNYGRFDVTGDFAEINADTGGGTASVTGSAKKVRTSSDWGATYFDGDFGSVSAKTGVGAIEGENLTVSDRIDVVSSTGTVDLDFTNQAMPTGGIIAKTEEGSIDLRVPNLELTSEELDEDFFYRINAKSNDGTVDLASDLKKYDVAEDPKEAKGKTLVPISATADTGTVTVNQN
- a CDS encoding response regulator transcription factor, whose amino-acid sequence is MRIVIAEDSAVLRAGLERLLADAGHEVIAAVPDANELLAVVHNDPPDLAVIDVRMPPTFTDEGIRAAVLIRKQNPDVKVLVFSQYVEEQYASELIAENTGGFGYLLKDRVADVEDFLAAVDEVAGGGTVLDPEVVSQILVRTRKKDGLSTLSPREIEVLQLMAEGKSNAAIARTLYLSAGAVEKHISSVFTKFGLTADTSDNRRVLAVLTFLGA
- a CDS encoding sensor histidine kinase, whose amino-acid sequence is MSEKTPENPQDQEPFGPDPQETQTPEVDPGESADDHGTAESAPGTIEREESISAEAIVNAPPTTEVDATEVDEPTAREAGEFRTKPVDLDVPFAAGSTRVMGSGDQAQRPDYPPMNPTRPVTHTTPMAPAQPGTHTHPSAQAAPSGYAPSNTPNYPAPPGHAPQPGPHPAAQFGRPAPNAQPMPAAQPMPRQRPPRRMKPRREPVAYAPVTGSLPLSREDVTEIPADGPITWPKRPTGIIGVANLVLSALLGLIWAWIPLGLLFTGIGGIFALGLGVLALLVWVLVQQGANNAERYRAELIYSDKIPVPKIESSNRDPGMGRFLHNRWLQVKSGAFWRSTAHHYIKMLLGLIVVAGTIAAICGSIFGIFAAINPHGVNTFFIGESIDGPARIGVAIGAVIVLASSLAILWFAPLLDRALDRALLSPARTVALQAEVTELDRARMAGIEAAAAERLRIERDLHDGAQPRLVALTMTLGMAKTKIDSDPERAKELVSEAHAEAKGIVTELRQLARGIHPAVLTDRGLDAAVSALAGRATIPVDVDVRLEGRIGREAEAVSYFVVAECLTNITKHSGATHASVFIAPTEFGVQIVVTDNGHGGARVDRSGRHTGIAGLIDRVEAARGTLNLTSPAGGPTTVVVEVPCAS
- a CDS encoding cystathionine gamma-synthase; this translates as MSSPRFEPTTPAGISTRSVHSGAMPETHTGAVVAPIFQTSTFMMDTPGQTRAGFDYARTGTPNRSDLEQALCELEGASFAAAVNSGTSAEVAVFSALLRPGDEVILPRDVYGGTFRLLQNEYVRWGVAIRTVDLTDTAALAAAINENTAIIWVETPSNPGLDIIDIAEAARLAHRANALLAVDSTFATPVLQRPLELGADIVVHSTTKFINGHSDVIGGAVLTGDGTTCPRAAEVVDRLENHLASVGLGISPFDAWLTRRGIKTLPVRMKAHCANAQAVAEWLETRDEVADVIYPGLPSHPGHEVAKRQMSGFGGVVSLRTDTEERALSLVANTKLITLAESLGGVESLIDHPATMTHLSVAGSEVSVSGRFIRLSVGIEDIDDILADLAQALDATAEGSAVAPSDLDSSRIADPDASVIGVSVLA
- a CDS encoding ArsR/SmtB family transcription factor, producing MSYVVDDCHFSTRLSSVSSSALGQKGVMLSLMAKHQIHSDELDAMFAALADPTRRRVIARLGVGPASVGELASPLSISLPSFMKHMRSLESCGLITTEKSGRVRTCVLNHNRFHLLTGWLEEQRRIWEESTDRLEQFVTQEES
- a CDS encoding SRPBCC domain-containing protein, translating into MTAHLSRTRNQNPDLDLSIHRVIRAPKQALWDAWTTPDRLAQWWIPAPLQLRVDSLELAPGGAFVTQMSEDGTEWHPHVDAVFLVIEEGSRLVFTNAVSSSWHPALPDPVAMTTEIILGDHPDGADYQAIVRHGSPEQRACHEELGFFDGWGTVTDQLAAAVE